GCGCCTCGGCGACGCTGAAGACCCGCGGTTCGCCGCCGCCGGCGCCCCACGGCTGCGGACCCGGCACGACGTCATCGGTGTCACCCATATCCGTACCGTATTCGACCCGCCCGGGATCGTGCTCCCGGGCGGGTCCGGTGCGCCGCGCCCTCAGCCGGCGCCGAAGCAGACGAAACCGGAGCCGGCCAGGTGGTCGGCGACCGCCCGGCTCGCCGGTGCGCCGGAGCGCAGCGCCGCGTGCAGCCGGACCATCGCCGCCGCGGTCCCGATGTCGGGCACCGGCAGCACGCTGGCGATGACGGTCCCGCCGCCGCACGCCAGCAGGGCGGCGCCCAGGCCCAGCGGCACCCCGGTGGGGGAGGGCACCGACCGCCCCACGGCGCAGGAGGACAGCACGGTCAGCGCCGGCGGCCGCGGCACCCGCTCCAGGTCGTAGGCGAACAGGGGGCCGCCGGCCAGCGAGATCCCCGACCGCATCGGGGCGTCCGCGGGGACGCCGCCGTGCGCGGTGACGTGGGCGAGATCGGCGCGCCCCAGTTCGCGCACCAGCGCCGACGCGTGCGCCCGCGCCCCGCTGAGCACCCGTGCGCCGGGGCGTTCCCGCCGCAACGCCTCGATCTCCGCCTCGGCTCCGGGGAGCCCGGCCCCGGCGACGAGCAGCACGCGGGGGGTCCTGGGCAGCCTCCGCCGTCGGCAGCGCAGCCACGCCCGGCCCGAGGCGACGATGCTGACCGGACGCCCGCGCAGACCGGGCAGCAGGCCCCACGGCAGCGCCTGGGCCTCCGGGGGCGGGGCGATCACCAGGGGGCGGTCGGCGACCGCGTCGGCGACCGGCTCCACCAGCAGCCGCGCGACCAGGGCGGCGCGCTCGGCCGTGAGCGGGCCCGCGCCGGTGCCGGGGGCGGTCACGTCGCGCCGCGCCGCGTGCAGCAGCGTGTCGATCGCGTCGCCGAGCGCGGGGGCGGTCGGCAGCGGGTGCGCCCTGGCCCGGCCGTCCACCAGCGTGATGGCGACCGGCGCTCCGCGCAGCCGGGTGTAGCGGACGAACGCGCGCCGGTCCAGTGCGGCCGCGATCCCGTGCGTCACCGGGCCGGACGAGGGCGCGCCGACCGCGGGAGCCGGGCAGCCGGGGTGCCACTGCGCCAGGCCCAGCCGGGTCTCCAGGTCGTACAGCTCCGCCCCGGCGGCCTCGTCCCCGGCCGCCGCGCGGACGTGCGCGGCGCGGTAGCGGTCCAGCAGCCGCAGCCAGCCCGCGTCGCGGCACCGGCGCGCCGCGGGGGCGGTCTCCCCGGCGCGCTCGGGCCACTCCAGCCACTCCAGGGCCTCGGTCGCGTCGCCGCAGGACAGCGCCATCTCGGCGCCCAGCCGGGCCAGCTCCGCAACGGAGGCGCGGGCGTGCGCCGCGGTTTCCAGGTGGCCCGCGGCCGCCGGAGCACGGTCCGATCCGGCCAGGGCGCGCCGCAGTTCCCGCCGGACGGCCGCGCGGTCGCCCGCTGCCAGCGCCCGCAGCGCGCGGGCGTGCCCGGGCCGCGGTGCGGCCAGCGTCGGCGGCCCCAGCGGCGCGGTCGCCACGGCGTCGGCCAGCAGCCGGGCGGTCCCGGCGGTGGCCGGGAGGTCCGCGGCCCACTCCGGCAGCCGCAGCGGATCCCCGGAGCGGCCCGGCCGCGCCGGATCGTCCGCGGCGTCGACGTCCCCGCTGCCACTGGGGCCTTCGGCGGCGCCGGAGCGGGTCCCCGCGGCCCCGACGCTCGGCGGGACCGGCCGCGGCCGCTCCCGCCGACCGGTGACGAAGCGCGCCGACCACTCGATCTGCAGCGCCAGTTCCGCCCAGACCGAGTCGGGAGCGAACGCCGCACGCACCTCCCCGGCCTGCGCCGCGGCGGCCGTCCGGTCGCCCCTGCCCAGATGCAGCTTGGCGCGGATCAGGCGGGTCGTGGCGTACTCGGCGTCGGGGCGCGCATCCCCGCCCGAACGCGGCAGCGAGCGCAGCAGCGCACCGGCCTCCCTGTGCATGCCCGCGGCCACCAGGGCGTCGGCCCGGTCCAGCCGCAGCGTGGTCCTGCGCTGCTCGGGGAGCAGTACCTCGGCCGAGTCGAAGCGGAGCACGGCCCGCGCGACGTCGCCCTCGGCGACGGCCAGGCAGCCGAGGTTCTGCAGGGTCAGCCCCCGCAGGTGGTCCAGGGCGTGCTGCTCGGTGAGCGCCAGCGCCCGCGACAGGTCCTCGGCCGACTCCGCGAACCTCCCGGCGTACATCAGCGCGAGCCCGCGGTTGCACAGCAGCCCGGGCAGCAGCCGGGCGTCGGCATCGGGCCCCATCCGGTGCATCGCGGCGTCGAAGTCGGCGAGCGCGGCCTCGAACCGGCCGAGCTGGCAGGCCGACACCCCGCGGTTGATCAGTGCGAACGCCTGCGCGGGGCGTTCGGGGCGGACCGCGTCGTCCAGCAGCGGGCCGAGCGCCCCGCCGCCTCCCCTGCGGGCCAGCAGCCCCAGCCGTGAGACGCGCGCCTGGTCCGCCGCGTCCGCCAGACCGGCCCGGTCGGCGACCTCGGAGGCCTCGCCCAGCGTCCGGTCGGCGGCCCGCACCGCGCCCAGTTCGTACTGGGCCAGTCCCAGCAGCCGCAGCGCGATGGATCTGGTGCGGGGTTCGGACGAACGGGCGAGCAGCCGTCTCGCGTGCAGATGGGCCCGTGCGGGGTCCCGTGCGACAAGGGTGATCTGGTGGGCCGTCTCGTCTTCGGTTCGCCGAACCGTCATGCACCATCGCCCTTCATCCGTTGACGAGCGTGCGGGGTGGAGCGGTCACGGGGCGACGTACGGCCATCGGCCGATGACGGTCCGCCGCCCATCGTCTTCACGAATAACACGCGGAGCGCGTCCGCGTGGCGGCATCACCGAAAAACGCCGGCGGTTTCCACCGGGGTCGCCGAGAAGCCGGGTGGGTCCGAGCCGCCGGACCGGCCCTCGGCGGGCCCGCCACCCGCTCCCGGTCGCTCACACGGCGATCCAGCGCGTGGCGATCGGCGTCGCGCCGGGGCGGTGGCACAGGACGCTGATCGGCCCCCGAGGCACGTCGCGGACCACGAAGGCCCCGGCGGCGTCGACCTCCCCGCCGCAGTGACCACGGGCCCAGCGGACCTCCACCGCGCTCGCCCCGGGAGGGGCGATCTGCCCGGCGATGTCGCGCAGGTCGCCGTGGCAGGTGATCTCCAGGCTCACCGCGACGCCCGCCGCCCGGAACACCAGGAGCCGCGGGTCGGCGGCGACGTCGAGGGGACCGGCGGCCGCGCGCAGCCCCGCGGGCGGGTCCTCGGCGGAGTCGCCGTGGACATCGGCGACGAGGGCGTCGGCGCGCCGCGCGGCGTAGGCGGTGCGCGCCGCGGCCCCGACCTCCTCGGGCGGCGGTTCCAGCAGCGGATCCGGACCGCGCAGCGAGGTCACGAACCGCTCGTCGTCGGTGGGGGCGTCATCGGTGGACATCCTCGTCGCCTTTCTGCGGGTCCACATCGGGTCGGCGCGGTGCCCAGCTCACGGCCACTCGCTGAGCAGCCGGCGCAGTCGGCGGAACGCACGGCGCCTGATGCGGCCGAGCTCGCCGACCGGTACGCCGGCCAACTCGGCGACCTCGTCGGCGCCGAGCTCCGGCGCCTCCAGGCGCAGCAGCGCCACGAGCCGGTCGGGGTGGTCCAGCCGCCTCAGCGCCCCGTACACGGCCGCGGCGCCTTCGGCGGCGAGGTGGACGGCCTCGGGACTGCGGTGGTCGGGGCGGTCCAGCCCGCCGGGGTCGTACGGGTGCGTCCGCCGACGCAGCCGGACCTGCCTGCGGCACTCGTTGTGCGCGGTGACGGCCAGCCACGCGCCGACCCGGGCGGGGTCGCGCAGCCGGGTCAGGTTCTCGCTGAGGTTGCACCAGACGGTCTGGGCGACGTCCTGGCAATCGTGGAAGGAGAGCCGGTAGGAGCGGATGACCACCCACAGCCGCCCGGAGTAGCGCGCGTGCAGCTCCTCCCACGCCCGGTCGTCGCTCTCGGCCGCCCGCTTCACCAGGTCCGCGATGGAAGTCGCGTCCTGGGGCTGGTCACTCACCCGTACCCCCAGTAAAATCACACATCCCGCCACGCCGGAGGAACACGCTAACCGTTCGGCACGGCGGTTGCGGGGTGTCTGCCGGTTTCGGCCACCGACGGCCCTGGTGCCGGTGATACTCATGGGGCACAATAGGGCGAGGAGAATACCCAACACGGACATCTCCTCTGTGGGTACGAGGGCGTCGGGGAAGCGCACTCGTTCGTATCAGGAGGTTCGGTGTCCGCACGTGGCGTCTTGTACGTCCACTCCGCGCCTGCGGCGCTGTGCCCACACGTCGAGTGGGCGGTCGCGGGCGTGGTTGGCGTACCTGTGAAACTTGACTGGGAGGCACAGCCCGCGGCCCCGGGGACCTACCGCGCCGAGCTCAACTGGCAGGGCGCGCCGGGTACCTCCGGTGCCATCGCCTCGGCCCTGAACGGCTGGCAGCGGCTGCGCCATGAGATCACGGAGGAGCCCAGCCCCGGATGTGACGGAGTGCGCTATGCCTACACTCCCACCCTCGGTGTGTTCTCGGCGGTGACGAGCGCCCTGGGCGAGGTGCTGGTGCCCGAGGCGCGGTTGCGCAACGCGATGGAGCGCGCGGCGGCGCAGGGCGTCGACCTGGCCGAGGAACTGGACCGCCTCACCGGACGGGCCTGGGACGAGGAGCTGGAGCCCTTCCGCTACGCCGGCGACGGCGCCCCCGTGCGCTGGCTGCACGCCGCGGGATGACCCTTCTTCCCCCGCCGGTCCCGACGCGGTCGCAGGCGCGACCGCCGGTTCGGGACCGGACAACGCCGGGACCGGCGCCCTAACCGTCGTCCCTGTTCCCGCCGGTCTCGCCGCTCACCGCGTTGGCCAGCGCGAAGACGAACATGAAGCCGATCGGCCACAGCGGCCAGAACGGCAGGAGGCTTCCGGCGAGGACACTGGTGACGCCCCAGATCCCGATCATGATGACGGAGACCCCGGCCAGTCCCCGCCACGGCTCCAAGCGGTCGCGCCACGTCCTGGCCGACACGTCGGCCGCGCCGAGCCGGGCGGGGTCCATCTGGTCGGAGCCGCGCTCCACGGGGGCGGGCGGGGGGAGGTCGGCGGTGATCGGCGCGAGCTCGCCCAGCGTCTTCGCCCGCATCGCCGAATCCAGGCGCTCGCCGTACTCGGTCAGGTCCAGCCGGCCTTCCGACAGGGCGGCCGCGAGACGCTCGGCGACGGCGTCGCGGTCGGCGTCGGAGGCACGCAGCCGCTCTGGGGGAACGCGATCGTCGTCCATGCTCGCCTCACCTTCACGCGGAATCGTCGCAGCGGTTCGACAATGCGGCCCTTCTCGACGACCAGCCTATGCGGGCCCGGCGCCGGGCGCTCAGCGGCGGCTGCCCGAGCTCTCGTCCGGCCACACCGCGGCGGCGACCAGGATCGCGGCCCAGATCCCCAGCGGAACGAGCGGCCAGAACGGCAGCAGGGCCCCGCCGATGACGCTGGTGACGCCCCAGATCCCGGTCATGATGATGGCGCCGCCCAGCCACCACCGCCACTCGTCGATCCAGTCCTTCCACGGCGAGACGACCGGCAGGTGGCCCGCTTTGACGAGGTCGGCCGGTTCGGCTCCGGGCGCGGGCGGCTCGGGCAGGTCGGCGGTGATCGGCGCGAGGTCGCCCAGCACGACGGCGTGCATGGCCAGGTCCAGGCGGCGCTCGTATTCGGCGAGGTCGAGGCGGCCTTCGGTGAGAGCGATCGCGAGACGCTCGGCGACGGCGTCGCGGTCGGCGTCCGAGGCGCGCATGCGGCTCTGCGGAACGCGTTCGTCGTCCAACGCCCACCCCCTACGCACCGATGATGGGAAAATTCACGATACGCCGTGGTGGGACGGGTGAAAAGGCGTCAGGGGCCGATCGAACCCCGACCGCCGCGTTCGCGGGGCTGGGCGGGATTTCCATGGCTCGGACCTGCTGCGCCGCCGGCGGCCTGCGCGCACTGCGACGGCCGGCGGCCTGTGCGAACGCGATCGTCAAACATCAGTGAGGCGGTCGTCCGGCGCCGCCGGCGAAACGCCGGTCACCCGCTCTTCCCGCCGCATCCGTCGTGCTGGGGCCAGAACAGGCCGGCGATCAGGATCGCCGCCCAGATCCCCAGCGGGAGCACCGGCCAGAACGCCTGCGGCTCCCCGTTGAGGAGGCTGGTTCCGCCCCAGATGGCGACCATGATGACGGCCCCGCCCAGCCAGGAGCGCCATTCGTCGAACCACTCCCGCCACGGCGACGCGTCGCCGGAGCCGGCATCGGAGGCCGGGGGCTCGGGGGAGCGGGCCTCCTGCCGGAGCGGCAGATCGGCCGTCAGCGGTTCGAGCTGGCCCAGGGTGGCGGCCCGCATGGCCGAACTCAACCGCAGGTCGTACTCCTCCAGGTCCAGGCGGCCCTCGGCGAGCGCGGTGGCGAGGCGTTCGGCGACGGCGTCGCGGTCGGCGTCGGCGGCGCGAATGTGGTCCTGCGAACTGATCTCCCCCGGCACCGGATGCGCCTCCACTTTCCTCACTCCCCCCGCGCGGCCGCGACGGACTTCGGCGCGCGCCGTGAGCGCCAGTCTAGGAATCCGGGACCGGGCCGCACATCCTTCATCCGGCCGGTCCGCACTACGCCTTTCGGATGACGGGCCGACGCCGCCGATGTCACCGGAGCCCGTCCCCGCCGCTCTCGCGGTACCACCGGGCGACCGCGGCGCACGTGGCGGGGTCGGCCGCGCCGATCAGTCCGGTGTGCTCGAAGCCTCCGCTGTAGTCGAACGCCGACCCGTCCAGTCTGCGCAGCGCGCCGCCGACCTCCGCGAGCAGCAGTTCCGGGGCGGCGACGTCCCAGTCGCGCACCGGGACGTCCTTGACGAACAGGTGCGCCGACCCCTCCGCGATCCTGCACAGCTTCAGCGAGATGCTCCCGCACTCCAGGTAGGCGGTGTAGCCGAAGCGGTCGTGGACGGCGCGGGCGATGCCCCGCGGTTCGGGGGTGTTGTCGATCAGGGTGCCGCTGCCCGGCGGCGCGGCGCCGCAGGGCAGCAGCGAGTGCCCGTTCGCCGTGGCCCCCATGCCGCGCACGGCCGCGTACATGACGTCGGGCTCGGGGGCGTAGATGGCGGACAGCACGGGTCCGCGGTCGGCCATCAGCGCGGCCTGGGTGACGTAGCCGGGGAAGCCGTGCGCGTAGCTGGCCGTGCCGTCGACGGGATCGATCAGCCAGTACCGGTCGGGTCGGGACGCCAGCGAGGCCGGATCCTCCTCGCTGAGCACCGGGATCCCCGGATCGATCGCCCGCAGCCGCGAGCTGAGGGCGTCGTGCGCCATCGCGTCGGCCCCGGCCTTGAACTGCAGCCCCTCCCAGGAGCCGCTGGTGGCCCGGGAGTCCGCACGCCATTCGCGCAGCAGGACGCCGACCTCCAGCACGGCCCACGACAGCGCGTCGGCGAGCTCGTGCGCGATCCGGCCGGGCCGGTCGGTGTTCATCGGAGGGCCTGCACGACGGGCCCCAGGTAGTCCGGCATCTCGCGGCCGGGCCTGAAGCCGTGCGAGCCGAAGTGCGCCTCGTCGACGAACTCGTCGGCCCACCGGCGCACCATGACCAGTCCTTCGTGCCACTTGTCGGTCAGCGCCGGCCCGCCGCCCAGGGCCTGGCCGAGCAGCCCGGCGATCTCGTCCACGCCGGAGGCCGCGGTCAGTGGGGCCGTGGAGGAGAAGCGCGGGTTGATCTCGAAGATGAAGGGCTCTCCCGCCGCGTCCAGGGCGAGCTGGACGTTGAACGGGCCGTCGGCCCGGAGCTCGCGCTGGACGGCGCGGCACACCTCGGCCACGCGGTCGTTGCGCCGGGTGACCGCGAACTTGGTGACCCCGCGCTTGAGGATGATCTCCTTGGAGACCACGGCCTGCACCGCGCCGTCGCGCCAGGCCACGACGGAGACGGTGAACTCCGGCCCGGTGATCTGCTCCTGCAGGACGAGGTCGCCCGCGGAGTAGGGGGCGTCCTTGAGCAGTCGGCCCAGTTCGGCGGCCGACTCGCACACGGCCACGCCCCTGCTGCCCCGCCCCGAGCGCGGTTTGACCACGAGCGGGAATTCCAGGTCGCCGGCCCAGTCCGAGGCCAGCCGGGTCGCCGGCACCGGGATGCCGACCTCGGCCAGCCGCTTCATCAGCGCGTACTTGTCCAGGCAGGCGGTGACGAAGCCGGAGCGGGGGAGCAAGACGGCGATGCCCTCGTCCTCCAGCTCACCGATGACGGCGAGTTCCTCGTCGACCAGCGGGACGACCGCGGCCGCGTCCTCCTTGAGGCAGATTCCGCGCATCTCCGGCAGGAAGTCGTCGGTGTCGCCGGGAGGCACCAGGTAGCCGCGGTCGGCCACGTACAGTCCCGGTGCGGTGGCGTCGATGTCGGTTGCGACGACCCGGTAACCGCGCTCGCGCAGGTGCAGGATCGTTCCTGAGGTCGAGGCCGAGCCCGCGGTCGTGACCACGACGGTCGGCTGCCCGGAAAGCTCTTCAGCAGACACCGGTGAACCTTTCCGATCGATATTGGATTTGTGGGGGTGATCGGTGCGGATCTGCGTGGTGAGCGGGGACCGACGGTCTTCGTCCTTCGAGGGTAGGTCCCTGTTCTTGAACGTGCGCGGCTATGGCCGGTTCCGGTTCCCAGGACAACCGGATGGCCCGGTTCGGCGTGGGGGGAGCCCCGCGATGCGGGTCAGAACGGGCCCAGGCGGTCGGTGAGGAACGCCTCCATGTCGGCGGTCCCGGCGTA
This sequence is a window from Spinactinospora alkalitolerans. Protein-coding genes within it:
- a CDS encoding CHAT domain-containing protein encodes the protein MTVRRTEDETAHQITLVARDPARAHLHARRLLARSSEPRTRSIALRLLGLAQYELGAVRAADRTLGEASEVADRAGLADAADQARVSRLGLLARRGGGGALGPLLDDAVRPERPAQAFALINRGVSACQLGRFEAALADFDAAMHRMGPDADARLLPGLLCNRGLALMYAGRFAESAEDLSRALALTEQHALDHLRGLTLQNLGCLAVAEGDVARAVLRFDSAEVLLPEQRRTTLRLDRADALVAAGMHREAGALLRSLPRSGGDARPDAEYATTRLIRAKLHLGRGDRTAAAAQAGEVRAAFAPDSVWAELALQIEWSARFVTGRRERPRPVPPSVGAAGTRSGAAEGPSGSGDVDAADDPARPGRSGDPLRLPEWAADLPATAGTARLLADAVATAPLGPPTLAAPRPGHARALRALAAGDRAAVRRELRRALAGSDRAPAAAGHLETAAHARASVAELARLGAEMALSCGDATEALEWLEWPERAGETAPAARRCRDAGWLRLLDRYRAAHVRAAAGDEAAGAELYDLETRLGLAQWHPGCPAPAVGAPSSGPVTHGIAAALDRRAFVRYTRLRGAPVAITLVDGRARAHPLPTAPALGDAIDTLLHAARRDVTAPGTGAGPLTAERAALVARLLVEPVADAVADRPLVIAPPPEAQALPWGLLPGLRGRPVSIVASGRAWLRCRRRRLPRTPRVLLVAGAGLPGAEAEIEALRRERPGARVLSGARAHASALVRELGRADLAHVTAHGGVPADAPMRSGISLAGGPLFAYDLERVPRPPALTVLSSCAVGRSVPSPTGVPLGLGAALLACGGGTVIASVLPVPDIGTAAAMVRLHAALRSGAPASRAVADHLAGSGFVCFGAG
- a CDS encoding RNA polymerase sigma factor, giving the protein MSDQPQDATSIADLVKRAAESDDRAWEELHARYSGRLWVVIRSYRLSFHDCQDVAQTVWCNLSENLTRLRDPARVGAWLAVTAHNECRRQVRLRRRTHPYDPGGLDRPDHRSPEAVHLAAEGAAAVYGALRRLDHPDRLVALLRLEAPELGADEVAELAGVPVGELGRIRRRAFRRLRRLLSEWP
- a CDS encoding DUF3145 domain-containing protein, coding for MSARGVLYVHSAPAALCPHVEWAVAGVVGVPVKLDWEAQPAAPGTYRAELNWQGAPGTSGAIASALNGWQRLRHEITEEPSPGCDGVRYAYTPTLGVFSAVTSALGEVLVPEARLRNAMERAAAQGVDLAEELDRLTGRAWDEELEPFRYAGDGAPVRWLHAAG
- a CDS encoding DUF1707 domain-containing protein, which encodes MDDDRVPPERLRASDADRDAVAERLAAALSEGRLDLTEYGERLDSAMRAKTLGELAPITADLPPPAPVERGSDQMDPARLGAADVSARTWRDRLEPWRGLAGVSVIMIGIWGVTSVLAGSLLPFWPLWPIGFMFVFALANAVSGETGGNRDDG
- a CDS encoding DUF1707 SHOCT-like domain-containing protein translates to MRASDADRDAVAERLAIALTEGRLDLAEYERRLDLAMHAVVLGDLAPITADLPEPPAPGAEPADLVKAGHLPVVSPWKDWIDEWRWWLGGAIIMTGIWGVTSVIGGALLPFWPLVPLGIWAAILVAAAVWPDESSGSRR
- a CDS encoding DUF1707 SHOCT-like domain-containing protein, which encodes MRAADADRDAVAERLATALAEGRLDLEEYDLRLSSAMRAATLGQLEPLTADLPLRQEARSPEPPASDAGSGDASPWREWFDEWRSWLGGAVIMVAIWGGTSLLNGEPQAFWPVLPLGIWAAILIAGLFWPQHDGCGGKSG
- a CDS encoding 3'(2'),5'-bisphosphate nucleotidase CysQ family protein, whose protein sequence is MNTDRPGRIAHELADALSWAVLEVGVLLREWRADSRATSGSWEGLQFKAGADAMAHDALSSRLRAIDPGIPVLSEEDPASLASRPDRYWLIDPVDGTASYAHGFPGYVTQAALMADRGPVLSAIYAPEPDVMYAAVRGMGATANGHSLLPCGAAPPGSGTLIDNTPEPRGIARAVHDRFGYTAYLECGSISLKLCRIAEGSAHLFVKDVPVRDWDVAAPELLLAEVGGALRRLDGSAFDYSGGFEHTGLIGAADPATCAAVARWYRESGGDGLR
- a CDS encoding ATP-grasp domain-containing protein codes for the protein MVTTAGSASTSGTILHLRERGYRVVATDIDATAPGLYVADRGYLVPPGDTDDFLPEMRGICLKEDAAAVVPLVDEELAVIGELEDEGIAVLLPRSGFVTACLDKYALMKRLAEVGIPVPATRLASDWAGDLEFPLVVKPRSGRGSRGVAVCESAAELGRLLKDAPYSAGDLVLQEQITGPEFTVSVVAWRDGAVQAVVSKEIILKRGVTKFAVTRRNDRVAEVCRAVQRELRADGPFNVQLALDAAGEPFIFEINPRFSSTAPLTAASGVDEIAGLLGQALGGGPALTDKWHEGLVMVRRWADEFVDEAHFGSHGFRPGREMPDYLGPVVQALR